Proteins encoded together in one Candidatus Zixiibacteriota bacterium window:
- the murG gene encoding undecaprenyldiphospho-muramoylpentapeptide beta-N-acetylglucosaminyltransferase, giving the protein MKPLRVIFAGGGTGGHLFPALALADKLKQRSSSNLPPEILFCGTKRGLEFRMKEKLGYPLELINVRGMARRLTLVNLLVPFLLVGAIAKSMLIIARFHPDIVIGSGGYVMGPVLIAAIIMGKRRVIQEQNSFPGVTTRKLAGMVDRVFLGFGEASKYLPAKAKMVETGNPIKEVIGTIPPEEGRKYFGIQPGKRVILILGGSQGATAINRNIMRHIDKLPEDIHLIWQTGERDYKDVAASAGGKVPGRSLFAFTDRIEYGYAAADLVIARAGALTLAEIIAAGLPSLLVPYPHAAGDHQRKNALPMEREGASIIIEDCQLQEKNLLEEAVNIFKSGRNDGMKTAVVSLRARRTKPAADLIVDEIMTLLNIS; this is encoded by the coding sequence ATGAAGCCGCTTAGAGTGATATTTGCCGGCGGCGGTACCGGAGGACATCTCTTCCCGGCGCTGGCGCTCGCCGACAAATTGAAACAACGCTCCTCAAGTAATCTGCCGCCGGAGATTCTTTTCTGCGGAACCAAACGGGGTCTGGAGTTCCGAATGAAGGAGAAACTGGGTTATCCTCTGGAATTGATAAATGTACGAGGGATGGCGCGGCGGTTGACCCTGGTCAATCTTCTGGTGCCATTTCTACTGGTCGGGGCGATTGCCAAATCAATGCTTATCATCGCCCGCTTTCATCCCGACATTGTTATCGGTAGCGGCGGATATGTTATGGGACCGGTGCTTATTGCCGCCATCATTATGGGGAAAAGACGGGTGATTCAGGAGCAGAATTCTTTCCCCGGCGTAACCACCCGAAAACTGGCAGGAATGGTGGACCGGGTTTTCCTCGGATTCGGCGAGGCATCAAAATATCTTCCCGCTAAAGCCAAAATGGTGGAAACCGGCAATCCAATAAAAGAGGTAATAGGAACTATCCCGCCCGAAGAGGGGCGGAAGTATTTTGGGATTCAACCCGGCAAGAGAGTCATCCTGATTCTTGGCGGGAGTCAGGGGGCGACAGCGATAAATCGGAATATCATGCGGCATATTGATAAGCTGCCGGAGGATATTCATCTCATCTGGCAAACAGGCGAAAGGGACTACAAGGATGTGGCCGCATCCGCGGGCGGCAAGGTTCCGGGCCGCTCCCTTTTTGCTTTTACTGACCGCATCGAATACGGGTATGCCGCCGCCGATTTAGTTATCGCCCGGGCCGGCGCCCTTACTCTGGCGGAAATTATTGCCGCCGGTTTGCCGTCGCTTCTGGTGCCGTACCCTCACGCCGCCGGAGACCATCAGCGGAAAAATGCGCTGCCGATGGAAAGAGAGGGCGCCTCCATTATTATTGAAGACTGTCAACTCCAAGAGAAGAATCTTCTGGAAGAAGCGGTCAATATATTCAAATCGGGGCGAAACGACGGTATGAAAACGGCGGTGGTGTCGCTGCGGGCAAGAAGGACCAAGCCCGCCGCCGACCTTATTGTTGATGAAATAATGACACTCTTGAATATCTCCTGA